The Paramormyrops kingsleyae isolate MSU_618 chromosome 12, PKINGS_0.4, whole genome shotgun sequence region CCATGAACAAAGGCAGGTGACCAGTTTTTTGCTTACTGTCATGTATGCTGCTACACATTCTCCTGAGGCTATACCTCTGCATAAGATCACAGTAGCAGTGGTGCTGAAAGCCCTAACCAAGTTTTTTGCTGCTTTTGGCCTATCCCGAGTCATTCAAACCGACCAAGGtgcaaatttttttttggcaaGTTAGGCATGTAGTGTCTCGCCCACGTCATCCATGTCGCAGGGTGCGCTTTAATGATGTCATCAGTCTCTGAAATCTATGCTCCACAAATATTGCCTAGAAACAGAACATGACTGGGATGAGGGAGTGCCGATAGTTTTATCTGCTACAAGGGAAACAGTGCAGGAATCTTATGGACCATTAAAGTTAGCAGACAATGTTTTGGGCGGAAGCTTGTGAAGCTCCTGTCTTTGCCTTTCTTTAAGCTACTATtgacttttatttatcaaaccTTTAAACATGTGGAAAGGGACTGGGTAGGTAGGAGGTGCACACCTACACATCCACGTAGGGCTGTTGATGTTAATCACACTAGGAaggcgggcggggggggcaaCCCTTTATGTTATGTTTGGGTAGGAGGTAAGTAGCtctttttatttgctttattttttggTAGTAAAGATTGGGTTTTGAGATCAGTTTTGTTTgttccttttgttttctttggCCCCGCCCTTGTCCCTTATTCCCTTTAGCCTTCCCAGAAGACTTGAAGCAGTTATACAGTACTGTAGCTGCAAAGgatgggccaactccatattacagcctatgtattaagaatgggatgtcattgaagttcatgtgtgtgtaaaggcaggtgtcccaatacctttGGCAACGTGTGAGGAACACAGGTGCAACTAGGGACAAAAGTACAAAAGAACTCATTCTGAGACACAGGAACATACTAAATATGGGGAAACTGCTAAATTATGATAGTTTCAGTCAATACAACTGTGCTAATGAAATTAAACATTCACAAATTCACATTCGTCCCTGCAGGCCCCCTCTTCTGGCTTCTGGTGTTGGGAGCAGTTTGTGTTGCAGTCATATTGCTGTTtgacatgttttatttttatgacaAGTTCTGGAAAAGGGCAACTCCAGAATTTCCaggtaaattatttatttaaagacAATGAATCTGTGTTTTTAACTAGGAAAGGAAATTTTGAGAGCATTTTAGTCAATTCATCTGATTTGTTACATTCAACTAATTCAACCTTATTCCACATCCTTcaacattattaattaattattaatcagaaggtcgctggttcataCCTAGACTCAGCATGagtgcaggtccttgagcaaggcccataaccccagctccctgggcattGCTATGGGTGGCACTGAAAaaaatggcctgtgaaatttaagataaattgtTCTGTTTTGAGGCAAGATCGCCAAAATCTTGCAAAATTATCTGCCGGTGCGGGAAGATACCTACAGAAGATGATGCTTCAACTTACAAAATAAGCTTGAgaaatgtggggaaaaaaaacatttcaacatATCaacaaatatcaacatatcaacaaattaatattaaagttaacAGCTTTATAACCCCTGCAAAAATGTACTGAGATTTAAATATCAATATAAAGGATTGTTAAAGTGTCTGTTTTTACCTCTTTACGGAAAAGGGTTGTCAGGTTGATGGTAAGTGAATAAATTAGTAATGAATATGACTACCttacattacagaaaacatCTCTTGAGAATTTCACTACGGCTATATAATCAATGCCATCTGCATTTCAGGCTCTCTGTGGAATGAATGGCATGAAGGTCAGTGATTATTTTAGTATTTGTGTGAGAATTACAAGGAATGTATGAGGGTCTGGGAAACAAATATCAATATGAAGGATTGttaaaatgtctgtttttaCCTCATTGCAAAAAAGAGCTGTCAAACTGATGGTAAGTGAATAAATTAGCAATCAATATGAAAACCTTACATTAGTGATACTTTCAGTATTTATGGACCAAATGGAATACACCAAATGAAATATATGTTTTTCGTACATCAAATTACTAAGTAAGTTGATTTGATTTGGTTTTATCTGATGCTTatcaatgttttttttgcaatgttttAATGCTTAAACAAGGAAGAGTtcacaatatttttttaatgaatttactGCTTTTACTGTGATATGTACATTATAGAAGCAAACTGTCATATCAACATGGCAGTGTTCAATTTCATAAACATGCTTTGAGAATTTCACTACTGATACATAATGAATGCTCTCTGCATTCCAGACTTTCTTTGGAAACAACGGCATGAGGGTAACTGAttactttaatatttatattaaatataaatgtaatatctaaaatataaatgtaatattaatattagaAATTTAATTcgaaattaatatttatattagaaTTACATGAGGTACAGTACATCAAACAGTTTATACATTCATTTTTAACACCATTTCTAGAAAGCAAATTCACTCTCAAATTCACATTTCTCATTTACTAGTTAGCCCTTCATTTGAacattttaggttttatttttctCTAACGGGTCATTTGTAATTAATTTGTTATACAGTATTAATATTTAGTTCAtgaactgtttttttctgtagtaAAGGTCTATATAAAATGGACATATCAGCATAGTGATTTGTAGGATCAGCCACTGGGAAAAGACTACATCCTCACTTGTATTCTGGTGCTTAGTTAAATTTGTCACAGATATTTTGTATCTCTTCCACTCATCATTACTGTTACAAAATTGTATTTGTTTTATCTCTTGACATTTGTGTTTGTGCTCTGTACAGTGGATGTAACCCTGGATAGAGACACAGCTCATCACAAGCTGAAGATATCGGATGATGCTAAAGAAGTCCAGTGGATAGAAGAGGGAATACAGTGTGTGTCTAAGGAGACCAACCACTTTGATACTGAGCCATTTGTACTAGGAAATATCATGCGTTGCTGGAGAAGCTACTGGTGCGTTGATGTGGAGGGAAAGGAGTATTGGGTCTTGGGTGTAGCTGCAGATACATCCAGCAGGAAAGGCCAACTGGAACTGAGCCCCAGTAATGGATTTTGGGTAATCAGGGTGTCAAATGGCAGGAGTGTGAAGGTCATGACTGAGGAGGTAGAGGTCCGGACAGATATACCCATCCCAACAAAAGTGGGAATTTACCTTGACTATGAAGAGAAGGAGGTGTCCTTCTACAATGCGGTAGATGGTTTGTGTATTTACACTTTCAAAATTGGGCAAGGCTCTGACAGAACTGCCCGCCCCCTATTCTCTCCTTGGAGCAATGATTCAGACAAGATTTCAGTGCTGTATATCAAATAATAAGAAAATTGAGAAAATACCCATAAATGTTGCAAGATCAGGAATTACATAGACCGTCCTCAGAAATATATAGACATGAATATATATTGTGAATTGAGTAAGAAACAGGTAGGGATGTGGCTGGAATACTGCTGGCAGTGATCTGTATTCCTAATGTTTTAATGTCCACTATCCTCTATGCAGTACACTCCAGCAAGGACACGGCATTGATCGTCATCGTTGCTCTTTAGATAAACAGATTATTCAGCCTTGTTTCCTTCTACAATTAAATTTTTTCTCCTGTGTAGCAGATTTACCAGCTACAGCTATACTCTGAGTTTGGGATATGCTGTTTATTTCATCCAGAGTCACATCACTTAAAGTAAGAAACAAACGAATAAGAACCTCCCTGTCCTGTCCAAATATCATAGAACAAATAGGGTGCTTTTTGACAGCTGGCACGGCTAAATATGTTTTGGTGCAGTGATAAGTGGATTGAAAACATGATGCAATAGCAATAAATTTAGCCGAATCATATTCTGATATATGTATTGTATGAATAAATATCAAGGTCattgtaataaaaatgtaattgttttgTATTGTCAATTTTTTGACTCCACAACTGATAAACTACCCCAGATTTTTCACAAGGAAGGTGTATGATGTGAGACTTAAACCTCTGGAGTCTGAGGCCGGTCAGCCACTTTTAGCTAGCCTGACATGCCTTGATATTTTTATAGATTTTATGTAGGCTATACAGAAAACATATATCCCAAAGTactacatgtgtttttattcagCACAGACTCAGCACCAACAATCTGAGACCATTTAGATTGTCCTTAttattataagaacataagaacataagaactatacaaacgagaggaggccatacggcccatcgagctcgcttggggagaacttaactaatagctcagagttgttaaaatcttatctagctctgatttaaaggaacccaaggattcagcttgcactacgttatcaggaagactattccatactctgactacacgctgtgtaaagaagtgcttccttaaatccagtttgaaatgttctcccgctaatttccacctatggccacgagttcttgtatttgaactaatgctgaagtaactattcggttgaacagcatccaaacctgttagaatcttatagacctggatcatgtcccccctcagtctcctttgcttgaggctgaacagatttagctcaaataacctttcctcgtatgacattcctttaagaccaggaatcattcttgtggccctacgctgcaccttttctaaggccgctatgtcctttttaagatatggtgaccaaacctgtacacaatattctaggtgaggtctcaccaaggaattgtataatcttagcattacctcccttgacttaaactccacacacctggagatataccccaacatcctattggccttttttattgcttccccacactggcgagaatgagacatggaagcatcaacatactgttattgttattgttgataCTCACATTCTCTAAAACTCTAAATATTTTGTgtataatgaaaaaaatgaatcaTAATGGATAGAAAACACCTTAAGACTTTTCATggaaagacaaaaaagaaaCTGTGACAGTTTAGAGGTATACAAGTGAAACtaggaaggaaagaaagaaagaaagaaagaaagaaagaaagaaatgagCTTTTTAGTTTGCAGCAATTTACCCATTCTTTAGTTTAATAagtttgtggtttatttgttCTGAAGTTTACCTCTGCAGCTTTTGAGTGAGCTCAGCATGTGCTCTTCAAACCAATAAaattcattttcatccttgctcaCTCACAATGTTGCACGTTTGTGaaaaatttaacaaaaataaacaaagctAACAAGAACTAATTACTAGAAGACATTCCTGTTTTGTTGTATCGAAACATTGCGGATCCCATATAGAgaatattgagcaaaagcaagttAAATGCCTGTATTCTGGGAAATTCAGTTCCCCCATGTTCCCCTGTCGTACACTGATTTGAATCATGATGTCACCAACTACTTAATACTTTGACGTAGTGATGGGACGTTAGATACCAAAGCTCCGAGGCTGGAGTCACTCTAGCAAAACACAGTGGGTGTTTATCAATATCAAGAATGCAAAGaacgtacttgtgttcttggcaAGAACGATTTtactaacttgcctcccaagaacaaacttgaAATGCAATGAAccatgggattgttcttgttGGCATGGATACAACTGATGCACCCTTGGTATTTGGGGcagggcaagaatgacatccagGGATTTTACCATCTTTTGTGTTTCTGCTCTTGATTAATGGAACTGGACTTCAGCAATGGAACATGACAAACTGGCATGTTCGAGTACACACATTGATAAACACCTAGTGTGAGGAGCTTGTACCAAATGAAAGTGATCATGCGACTATGATGTCACATTATTATGTCACAAGCTTCGATTGGTGTAATGTCACAATACTTTTGACACCCCATATCCCATATGAAAGCGTTGATGGGAACTAACATGTATAAACAGTTTGCGTTTGTTCTGGTACACACTTACATTATTAACATTAACATGCATATCATACAGCACACAATATATACAttgcagaacacacacacaaacaaacaaacaggattaaaaatatttattttaacatgTGATTAGCTCAGACATTCCTTATggcacacacagcacagcaaaGCATGCATAGTATTTAGGGCCTGTAGTAATTTTGGCTGGCCACCAGATGTCACTGTCCAAAGACTTTCGGTGCCTCAAACGCTTCAAGCCATTTTTTACACGAGCAAAAGAAAGCCCAAAGCTTCGCGAGGCATCCTCTATGCCACCGACCAGACTTTCTGACCGACCAGACTTTCTGCTGGTCTTTCTATGAACATATTAAGTAAAACAAATCATGTAGGCAAAAATATCGGATTTATTAAATATAACTGAATTGTTTATCGCCAGTAGCATCTCAACAGATTCTATTGGCTGTTAAAATCAAAGGGTGATCgtatttttactgtagcatCGCCAAGGCTTTGGAACATATTAGGACTGCCTCTTCCGTTTCTGATTTTAAGTTTAAACTAAATTGTTTAACTTTGAGGAAGTTTAAAAAGTATTCATGTGCGGATTGTCTGTTTGTAAATTTcattatctttattttttatcatcTATTTACTAGATACAGCACTTCGGTCAACTAAGGTTGtctttaaagtgctttataaataaagttgacTTACTGGGTTGGGCGGATACCAGGATGAGGTTACCTGGCTGGCTGCACTGtgccagctgtaaagtttggtggaggacaTTGTAATGAGATATTAGTTTAGCATTTTGGGTTCATGGCAACTGTTGCATACCACTTGGTTTTCCAGATTTCTTTACAGCTGAATTTTAATTGATCTGAATGATatagtgtcagggtcagcacccttCTGTCCCAGCCTTTCGTGTCtcctccctgtttggccagcaggtgtcgctgttTTTCTGAGGTAGGGCTAGGCCCTTTAGCTGGGCACATACAGTAAGCTAAGAAAACACTAAAGTTGGTTGCAGGACTTTGCATGTAGTATGTGTGATTATTTATGCAATATTAATTATAAGGGACCAACACACCAGGACATGCAGGTGCAGACAACCAAgaaacacaggacaggggaATGAACCAAGGCCAGAACATCCAACAGGGACTAGTCAGACACAAGAGAGGGCCATGGACAACACAAAGACCAACCCAAGACCAGACCAAGGACGATAGGGGAAAGCAATGGACTGGACAGAGTGAACTAGACCAGACTGGACACTAACGGGGGTCAGGAAGTGCACACAAGCAGGGCTAGGGACAAACATGGGAGACGCAAGGCGGGACAGACCACCAGGACAGGAACAGAGACACAAACATGGTGTACAGGGGAGACAAAACAGGGCAAGGGAGCCAAAAGGCAACAGGGGATTCAGACTAAAGGGCACAGGAGGAAGACAGCTGGGCAAAAATGGGGAAGGCAAGAATGGGATCTGGGTTTCATAGGGGACTTGTTTAGGCCCCGGAAAGTGGGCTTGAACCCAGGGACACAAGCACCCCCAGGCTGTGGGAGGCCAGCAGGACCAGGTGGAACCAAGGGGATGGTGGGGCTGgagctgagaggtgctgtagGACAGGGAAAGGGGGGCCCCATCTGGGCTGCAGGGCAGGGACCTGAGGCTGAAGGGGAACCTGAAGGACAATAGGGAAGGGGTCAGGAACAAGAACTGCGGCCCCAGGGGCCTGCTgggcaggagggcccagagGTGCCAGCACGGCAGCCACAAAGGGTGTGCCCCCATCTCCCTTTCTGGGAGACCGAGACCTGGCTGGCCCCTCTCTTGGACCCCTGTCGGTATCAGAGGCCACCTCGAGACAGGGGTGGTTCAGGTTCAGGACAGGAACTGGGATTCATGAAGTGGGACTGAGGGCCAGACCAGAGGGGTCCCATTCCAGGTCCTCTAAAGAGGACTCCTCTGGGTTCACCCTCACCGAGAAGGCCAGCGTGCGGTCAGGCTTGGGGTTGGAGCCAAGAGGGCAAGCAGCAGGCAGGAGCAGACGAGGTGGCAGCCATAGGCAAGCAGCGCACAGCATATGAGCAAAGCATGTGAGCAAAGCACAGCCATGGGGGAAGAGGCAGGGCAGAGCCTGGGCTCAGGAGACAGGTGGACCTCAAATGCCCCTGAAGTCAGGTGGAGCTCAGACGCTTCTGGGCACAGGCAGGGACTTAAACTGAGTAGGGATCAGGATGGATTCAGCGGGAATCTCACCAAGAACAAGCAGAGGAGCAGTGTCATGTCCTGGGCAGGGTGTTGAGGAACCTGCTGGCCTCTACCACTTTTTCCTTCCTGTGTCCAGCTATGGAAGGAAGAGTTGCAGAGGGTTGTAAGCCCCCCCGCAACAGAAACCTCAGCAGCTGGCTGTGGGAAATCAGCAGGCACTTCCTCAGATAACTCCAGATACAAACTTGGACACCTCACTCTCGATTACTCCCTGTAGCTCGATCAGCAGATGGCAGATCTCTACCACCTGTTaggcagtgcttgaagtgggaaaaaataagtgcaggaactctaattttccgacatttgacatttgtgcggtgaaaaaaaaatcaagtctttaggatctgttggttcaaaaactattttaatttaatcattcttccaagcaataacctataggcataggctacttttttctaattcacaaatggaatactgaaaaaccattaaaacaacatgaaccagaccagtgtgatacttgtaggcctaacaatagactagggctaaagctgatgcgattggttgggactcagtggatgcatatgatagggcactgtcgtggctcgtgggtaatgtagtcttttatcggtcttgtgatattgtctattctcgggccactgtcgctgcgttggatcagtttcagtaagtaccggaacgcagaaaaaagtggcggaacccaaaagatgaaaatacagaagttccggaactgcgttccgctgcgttccggcccacttcaagcactgctcTTAGGGGTCCAAGCCAGAGATGAGCATGGAAAGCCTTTCGGTCACTGACTGGAGGACATCCACTGCTTCAGGGATCCTCCACACTACTGGGTTTGCCCTCAGCTTCAGGGTGAGGTCAAGGAAGCCAAAAGAATCCTCCACCTGAAGTGAGAGCATCTCCCAGGGACTCTGCAACTCCCTCAGTCTACAGGGCACTCAGAATATCCAGTCTAGCAGATGAATAGATCCTCACAAGCCAGAGTGGGGGTGCAGGCTGCCCAGATTGTTGGGGAGTCCAGTCATTCTATCACGGCAAGGGCAAGACAGAGGCAAAGACAGGCATCAGGGAGAaatcaaaaggggctttattaagtACAGacaccacaaggggtcaaaacagggCATCCACATCCACATCTGTGACCAGGTAGGAAGCCCTGAAACCCAGGTGAAGAACAcgaaatataataataacaagaaACATCACAATcacaaaaaacattatatgggcAAAGGTATTGCAACacttggccattacacccacaggaacctTTCTAACATCCCATTCCAAATGCATAGGTGTCAATATGGAGCTGCCCCCTTTATTGCTTTAACTCCTGCccctcttctggggaggctgtCAGGGTCAGCGTCCATCCAACCCTGCCCTTCGTGTCTCCTCCCCGCTTGGCCAGCGGGTGCTGCTGGCCCTCCTGTCCTCCCTGTCACTTGCCTTTCAGCCTCAGTGTGTCTATCCCTAGTGTGTTTTAGCTGTTCTTTGAGATGCTGCTTAGCTCAGTAAGTTATTAACCCTGCAGTTTGGTTGGTTTGAAGCCAACCTCACCTGTTTGGTTTTATGTCtttcctgtggcctgtactacgaagcggggttactggcttatcggggtaacttgtcggatttaaggtaccacagtttaaatggacttcatattcgctcacttacattttgcccagactaccttaaatccaacaagttaccccgataagccagtaaccccgcttcgtagtacaggccaccggtATTTAGTCCTTGTTTACCTGTTTTAGTTTATCCTTAGTTTGATATTGTTTATCCCTGTGTTTCCTTAGTTACAGGTCTTGTTAGTTtcttcacctgtgtcttgttgcCCTGTGACCTCATTCATTGGTTGTTATTGATGATTCTCACCTGCCTTTTGTTAGTCCTTCTTATCAGTGTATTTAGGTGCCTGCCTTTGTCCATTTCCTCAGCTGGTCATTGTATGAACGTTTCTTTGCCAGATGGTTCTCTGCCTGCTACTTGTGTTACCCTGTTTCCTTGCTTGGTTACTTAGGATTTTGGTAGTTCTTGTTTTCCCCATTTGCTTCTTggccccttgtggtccttttaaTTTGTGCTCTTGCcagtgtgttctgttttgtttataaACCCATTTGTGTTGGAGCTGCCATAACAAAGGCTTTATACaagttcagtgtgtgtgtgtttttgataGGGTTGAGTTTAGGGCTATGTGTGGGCCAATCAAGTTCTTCCCACCTAACCATGTCTTtttggaccttgctttgtgcgcTGGGGCACAGTCATCCTGGAACacaaaagggccttccccaaactgttcccacaaactTGGAAGCATTAAGATTTATTATCATGGGAACTATGGAACCCAGCCTACGCCCTGAAAAAACCCCCCATGCCATtgtccctcctccaccaaactctacagttggcacaatgcattCAGGCAGGTAACATTGTCCTGGCATCTGCCCCGCCCAAGCTTGCCCATCAGACTACAgaacagagaagcgtgattcgtcactccacagaacacatttccactgtccagtggcagtgtgctatataccactccatctgatgtttggcattgcacttggtgatgtgaggcttgtaTGCAGCTACTGTACTTGACCTTGGAAGCCTTTTCCATGAAGGTCCCAGCATACAGTTAAGGCCAGAGGACATTTGGAACTCTGCAGCTGAGTCAAAAGAGCGTTGGTAatgcttttctttttatcaaACCTGATTTATGCAAAAATAGTCCCCTTCAGTCACAAGAAGTGATTCATTTACATGTACTTGAATAATATTTTTGAGACTTTGTTAAATTTCAGCTTCAATATTTTTGCTATTCCGTCTTCTATTCATACCTATAATGCGACGATTAGCTTCATATTTGACATTGTCACACCTGGAAATGATATGACATCAAACACCAAAAGTAATCAAGTCACCAGATTTTCATTCTAAACCCTGTTCGTACAGCACACACAACAAGCTACATTGCAAATCATCCAGCCATGACATACACATGACACTACTTTCTTAGAAACTTAAACTGCTATTAAATTTTGAAGACGCTGTATACAGAGGGACACGATAATCTTGCTATATTGTCTGTCTTGCGTCTGAAAATATGCAGTTCCTCCGGCCATTCATCCTTAAAAAATCAGATGCCGCCCCTAATACTAACTACTGTATATAAATCCCTAGTCCTGTGACAAAAGGTGAGCGTACTGCAGTAGACAGGAAGGGGGTGCGGGGTGATGTCATGGCTGGACGACTTGCAATGTAGCTTGTTATTTGTGCTGTTTGAACAGGGATTACAGTAGTGAAAACTTGGTGAtttttgattacttatggtgtTTGGTTCGATATCATATCATTTCCAGGTGTAATGGTGCTGAGTATTAAGCTAATCGCCGCATTTTAGGGTTGAGAAGAAGACAAGAGCAAAAATATTCAAGAATGAATTCAACCATGGGCGTCAAGTCCAATCACTTGGTGCTATACCCCCAAGTATATTAGCCCCGATGCCAATGCCAAGCCACAGGTA contains the following coding sequences:
- the LOC111858090 gene encoding butyrophilin subfamily 1 member A1-like isoform X2 — translated: MFYFYDKFWKRATPEFPGSLWNEWHEDFLWKQRHEVDVTLDRDTAHHKLKISDDAKEVQWIEEGIQCVSKETNHFDTEPFVLGNIMRCWRSYWCVDVEGKEYWVLGVAADTSSRKGQLELSPSNGFWVIRVSNGRSVKVMTEEVEVRTDIPIPTKVGIYLDYEEKEVSFYNAVDGLCIYTFKIGQGSDRTARPLFSPWSNDSDKISVLYIK
- the LOC111858090 gene encoding butyrophilin subfamily 1 member A1-like isoform X1 — translated: MFYFYDKFWKRATPEFPEKGCQVDGSLWNEWHEEKSCQTDDFLWKQRHEVDVTLDRDTAHHKLKISDDAKEVQWIEEGIQCVSKETNHFDTEPFVLGNIMRCWRSYWCVDVEGKEYWVLGVAADTSSRKGQLELSPSNGFWVIRVSNGRSVKVMTEEVEVRTDIPIPTKVGIYLDYEEKEVSFYNAVDGLCIYTFKIGQGSDRTARPLFSPWSNDSDKISVLYIK